A part of Cydia strobilella chromosome 15, ilCydStro3.1, whole genome shotgun sequence genomic DNA contains:
- the LOC134747811 gene encoding uncharacterized protein LOC134747811 — protein MAVWSTEAVTEFIRLFRKNPCLWKVKCKDYGNRHIRNVAYDELVDYCKKIGFSSANREFVTKKIQNLRGSFRKEIKKVTEAQNSGGSIVYKTNLWYYDLLYFTKGQEDDNKEEENEPPDQPAKFLQQPTRIASPPSLADISSPEESNESIQSRKVLKRKAVVTDTQIKLMKVCTEALKRKEITEFEGFAISVAKKLEKMNSIQALYAESLIHSVLRKGLLNRLTEETDICDKLCNKNVSFSPRLTPSTSSDLPEAAYQVIQNEDTEPLHEDPLSTNIYDESFVKVEHFEHD, from the exons ATGGCGGTTTGGAGCACAGAAGCCGTTACGGAATTCATCCGCTTATTCCGGAAAAATCCATGTCTATGGAAAGTTAAATGCAAAGACTATGGCAATCGCCATATCAGAAACGTGGCGTATGATGAACTGGTGGATTATTGCAAGAAAATAGGATTTTCTTCGGCGAATCGCGAGTTCGTGACGAAAAAGATTCAAAACTTGAGAGGATCCTTCCGGAAAGAGATAAAAAAAGTTACAGAAGCGCAGAATAGTGGAGGCAGCATAGTGTATAAAACGAACCTGTGGTACTATGACCTACTTTATTTTACTAAAGGTCAAGAGGATGATAACAAGGAGGAGGAAAATGAGCCGCCAGACCAGCCTGCCAAGTTTTTACAACAGCCTACGAGAATCGCATCACCGCCATCTCTTGCTGACATCTCGTCGCCAGAGGAAAGCAAT GAGTCTATTCAATCACGAAAAGTATTAAAGAGAAAAGCAGTTGTCACTGATACTCAAATAAAGTTAATGAAAGTGTGCACAGAGGCattgaaaaggaaagaaattaCTGAGTTCGAAGGCTTTGCTATATCAGTTGCCAAAAAGTTAGAAAAAATGAATAGCATCCAGGCTCTGTATGCCGAAAGCTTGATACACTCCGTTTTACGGAAAGGTCTATTGAATCGTTTAACCGAAGAAACGGATATTTGCGATAAACTATGCAATAAGAACGTTTCTTTTTCACCAAGGCTGACACCATCAACTTCGTCAGATCTCCCTGAAGCTGCGTATCAGGTTATTCAAAACGAGGATACTGAACCGCTACACGAAGACCCTCTAAGTACTAATATATATGATGAATCTTTTGTTAAGGTCGAGCACTTCGAGCATGACTGA